The following are encoded in a window of Lagenorhynchus albirostris chromosome 3, mLagAlb1.1, whole genome shotgun sequence genomic DNA:
- the LOC132518669 gene encoding cytochrome b-c1 complex subunit 10-like, producing the protein MLSRFLGPHCRELARNWIPMAGMWGTVGTMGLVWATEWWLILDQVPYINGKFKKDD; encoded by the coding sequence ATGCTGAGCAGGTTCCTGGGCCCGCACTGTCGCGAGCTGGCCAGAAATTGGATTCCCATGGCGGGCATGTGGGGCACCGTGGGCACCATGGGACTGGTGTGGGCCACCGAGTGGTGGCTGATTCTGGACCAGGTGCCCTACATCAATGGCAAGTTTAAGAAGGATGATtag